From the Winogradskyella forsetii genome, the window ATTGACGGAGAATACTTAGGAAAAGTTTCAGAAATTGACGTAAAAATACTGCCTAAGAAACTCAAGGTTTTAGTGAACAAATAATAAAATGAAATATATAAATTAATTACTCTATTCGCTTTAGTCCTTCGTAATCTTCAATTTTAATCCGCTTTCCCGAAGTTGAAATCAAGTCTTCTTTTTTGAATTGAGATAAAATTCTAATCGCAGATTCCGTAGCCGTCCCAACGATGTTTGCGTAGTCTTCACGAGATAGTACAATACTTAAAAAGCCATCGCTATCCTTACCAAAATCATTATCAATGTATAGAAGTATTTCCGCCATTCTTTGCTTAACTGATTTCTGTGCCATATTGACTAAAGATTCATCCGAAGCTTTCAAATCCTCAGCCATTTCCTTTAGCACATCCATAGTGAATTTTGGATTTTTTTGTAAATCATTCATTATTTCACTTTTAGGAATAAAACACATCTCCATATCATTCAATGCAGTAGCACTAAGGTTGGTTTTCTGCTCTGACACTAAAGATCGTTTTCCTAAGAGCCCACCTTTAACAACTAATTTCACGACCTGATCTTTACCATTTTCACTTAATTTAGAGAGCTTACAAACACCATCTTTAACACAATAAACACCGTTGATTGTCTCCCCTTCTTCAAAAATGACCTGACCTTTTCTGTAAATTTTACCTGTTTTACACGCTGAAACACGCATTAACTCATCTCTAGTTAAAGACTTTAAAGCATTAAATTCTTTAATAATACATGATTCACATTTACTCATACCAGCTATGTTTTCGTCAATTTCAAAGTTAATCAAAACATGACAAATATCATATTTTAAACGTACAAGTTTTGTGACTTTTGCTAAAGGTATAAATGAGCAAATTAATAATGGAAAACAACACTTGTTTTCACTGTGGTGATGATTGTGGAAATCATCCAATTACATTTCAACAGAAATCATTTTGTTGTAATGGCTGTAAGACCGTTTTCGAAATATTTAACGAAAACGACCTCACCTGTTACTACGATTTACAAAATTCTCCAGGTGCAATACCCAAAGAAATTGAAGGAAAATACGACTTTTTATCGCAGGAAAATATCATTGAAAAATTAACGGAATTTAGAAGCGATACTATAGAAATTACAACGCTCTATATTCCTCATATTCATTGTAGTTCTTGTATTTGGATTCTTGAAAACCTCAAAAAACTGAATCCAAACATTTCAGAGTCGCAGGTTAATTTTGGTAAAAAAACGGTTAGAGTTAGCTACGATTCTACAAAAACCAATTTAAAAGCCGTTGTTTTATTGTTAAGTTCCATTGGTTACGAACCGTATATCAGTTTAGATGATTTTAACTCTGGAGAAAAGCATATCAACAGAACCTTAATTTACAAACTTGGAGTTGCAGCTTTTGGTTTTGGCAATATTATGTTCTTATCATTTCCTGAATATTTTGAGGTTAATGAATATTGGCTGGAACAATACAAACCCTTATTTCGCTGGTTAATGTTCGCCCTGTCCTTACCTATTGTTTTTTATTCTGCACAAGATTATTTTATTTCGGCTTACAAAGGTTTAAAAGCAAAAATTTTAAATATTGATGTTCCTATTGCTTTAGGCGTTTCTGTTTTATTTATAAGAAGTACCATTGAAATTATGTTCGATTTAGGTTCGGGATTTTTCGATAGTCTCTCCGGATTGATCTTCTTTCTTTTGGTTGGTAAATTCTTTCAACAAAAAACCTATCAGTTCTTGTCGTTTGAGCGCGATTATAAATCCTATTTCCCTATTGCCATCACCAAAATAAATAAGGAAGATCATGAAGAAACGGTTCAGGTTTATGATATTGAAAAAGGAGACCGGATTTTAATCAGGAATGAAGAGTTAATTCCTGTTGATGGTATTTTAATTAACGGAAAAGCAAAAATCGATTACAGTTTTGTCACTGGCGAATCGCAAGCCGTTTCAAAAGCATCAGGCGATAAATTATTCGCTGGTGGCAAACAGACCAATGGCGTTATTGAAATGGAAGCCTTAAAATCAGTTGAACAAAGCTATCTCACCCAATTGTGGAGTAACGATGTTTTCAGTAAAAACAAGGAAGATGGTTTTACCACAATTACCAATACCATTAGTAAACATTTCACTATTGCTATTTTAACAATTTCAGCAATTGCCACATCATTTTGGCTATTTGTAGATGCGAGCAAAGCTATGAATGTATTTACAGCTGTACTGATTATTGCTTGCCCTTGCGCCATTGCTTTATCAGCGCCATTTACATTCGGCAATTTATTGCGCATTTTCGGTAAATTAAAATTCTATGTAAAAAATGCTAGCGTTATAGAACAACTGGCGCAAATAAACACGGTTGTTTTTGATAAAACAGGAACAATTACTTCCAACAAAGAGAGTCATGCGGAATATGAGGGCGCTGTATTGTCGGATTCTGAAAGTTTGGTTTTAAAGAACTCCCTTCGTGGATCTAATCACCCTTTAAGTAGAACCTTATATAACATTTTACAGGAAAACAATATTATTACACTTGATGCTTTCGAAGAACACATCGGTAAAGGTATTGAAGCCAAACACGATGCTATAAATATGAAGATTGGTTCCTCCAATTTTGTGGGGAGTTCAATAGATAGTTCTATTTTGAACACCACTGTTCATATCAGTAGTAATAATATCTATAAAGGAAAATACACTTTTTACAATAGTTACAGAACGGGTGTTTCAAAATTATTCAATCAATTAAAACAGCATTTTGATTTGGTGATTCTTTCTGGAGATAACGAAGGTGAACGTGAAAATCTAACAAAACTACTTCCATCCAAAACGAAGTTAATTTTCAACCAAAAACCAGAAGACAAGTTAGAATTCATAAAATACCACCAGTCAGAAGGTGCAAAAGTGCTTATGATTGGAGACGGCTTAAATGATGCCGGAGCTTTGGCACAAAGTAATGTTGGCATTGCCATTTCTGAAGATGTAAATGTCTTCTCGCCTGCTTGTGATGGTATTTTGGACGCTTCAAAATTCAAACAACTTTATCAATTTATTAAAGCCTCAAAATCGGCTATAAAAATCATTAAATGGAGCTTTGTGCTGTCGTTTTTTTATAATGTCATTGGATTATACTTTGCTGTAACAGGTCAGTTAGAACCTGTAGTTGCGGCAATCTTAATGCCTTTGAGTTCTATTAGTATTGTGGTGTTTACAACCATTGCTACAAATCTTTTAGGACGGAAATTAAAATAAATTAATCAACATGATAAAAGTCATGTTTTAAATCTGAGGTCAATAGTATTTTTGACCC encodes:
- a CDS encoding Crp/Fnr family transcriptional regulator, giving the protein MSKCESCIIKEFNALKSLTRDELMRVSACKTGKIYRKGQVIFEEGETINGVYCVKDGVCKLSKLSENGKDQVVKLVVKGGLLGKRSLVSEQKTNLSATALNDMEMCFIPKSEIMNDLQKNPKFTMDVLKEMAEDLKASDESLVNMAQKSVKQRMAEILLYIDNDFGKDSDGFLSIVLSREDYANIVGTATESAIRILSQFKKEDLISTSGKRIKIEDYEGLKRIE
- a CDS encoding heavy metal translocating P-type ATPase, translating into MENNTCFHCGDDCGNHPITFQQKSFCCNGCKTVFEIFNENDLTCYYDLQNSPGAIPKEIEGKYDFLSQENIIEKLTEFRSDTIEITTLYIPHIHCSSCIWILENLKKLNPNISESQVNFGKKTVRVSYDSTKTNLKAVVLLLSSIGYEPYISLDDFNSGEKHINRTLIYKLGVAAFGFGNIMFLSFPEYFEVNEYWLEQYKPLFRWLMFALSLPIVFYSAQDYFISAYKGLKAKILNIDVPIALGVSVLFIRSTIEIMFDLGSGFFDSLSGLIFFLLVGKFFQQKTYQFLSFERDYKSYFPIAITKINKEDHEETVQVYDIEKGDRILIRNEELIPVDGILINGKAKIDYSFVTGESQAVSKASGDKLFAGGKQTNGVIEMEALKSVEQSYLTQLWSNDVFSKNKEDGFTTITNTISKHFTIAILTISAIATSFWLFVDASKAMNVFTAVLIIACPCAIALSAPFTFGNLLRIFGKLKFYVKNASVIEQLAQINTVVFDKTGTITSNKESHAEYEGAVLSDSESLVLKNSLRGSNHPLSRTLYNILQENNIITLDAFEEHIGKGIEAKHDAINMKIGSSNFVGSSIDSSILNTTVHISSNNIYKGKYTFYNSYRTGVSKLFNQLKQHFDLVILSGDNEGERENLTKLLPSKTKLIFNQKPEDKLEFIKYHQSEGAKVLMIGDGLNDAGALAQSNVGIAISEDVNVFSPACDGILDASKFKQLYQFIKASKSAIKIIKWSFVLSFFYNVIGLYFAVTGQLEPVVAAILMPLSSISIVVFTTIATNLLGRKLK